AAGGACCCGGAATCGGGGGCGACACCGCGCCGGCGCAGGCGGCGTCGCTGCGCAACCGGACGATGGTGATGCCGACGGGCACGATGATCCCGGCCGTGATGGAGACGCCGATCGACACGGCGCGCCCGGGGCTCGTGCGCGCGATCGTCAGCAGCGACACGCGCGGCTTCGACGGGCGCCGCATCCTCGTGCCCCGCGGCGCGCGCCTCGTCGGCGAATATCAGGCGTTCGTGCAGAGCGGGCAGAACCGCGTACTGGTCAATTGGACCCGGCTGATCCGGCCGGACGGCGTGACGATCGCCCTGTCCTCGCCGGCCGCCGACGCGCTCGGCGGGGCGGGGGTGCCGGGCAAGGTGCACAGCTATTTCCTCAAGCGCTTCGGTGCCGCGCTCCTCCAGTCCGCAATGACCGTCGGGGTCAATCTGGCCTCACGCCCCGGCAACGGCTCGGTGATCGTCGGGCTCCCATCCGCGCAGATCGGCAACACGATCGGGCAGGGGCTGCTTCCCAACGACATTCGTCCCAAGATCACGGTGAAGCAGGGCGCCGAGATCAACGTCTTCGTCGCGAGGGACCTCGATTTCTCGCTGGCTACGGCTGCACCGTGACGGACGCGCTTGCGTCCTATCTCGGCGTCTATCTGTCGCCGCTGGCGGATTATCTCGATAAGGACGACGTCACCGACATCTACATCAACCGCCCTGGCGAGCTGTGGATCGAACGTCTCGGACATCGCCCGGCGCGTCACGAGGCGCCAGCGCTGACCGAGAGCCTGCTCTGGCGGCTTGCCAAGCAGGTGGCGAGCCTGACGCATCAGGGAATCAGCCGCGAGCATCCCTTGCTGTCGGCGCGTCTGCCAGACGGATCACGCATCCAGATCATCGCGCCACCCGCCACGCGTGGGCCGATCGTGATCGCGATCCGCAAGCACCTAGTCGCCGATATGACGCTCGATGACTATGTCGATCAGGGCGCGTTTGCGCATACCCGCCGCGGCGGAGAGCGCGATGGCGATGATGAACTCGCAGATCCGTACGAGCGGGGAGACTGGGCCACGTTTCTCCGCCTCGCCGTGCGGCAGTGCAAGACCATCCTTGTTTCGGGCGGTACCTCGACCGGCAAGACGACGTTCCTCAACGCGCTTCTGCGCGAAGTCGGCGCCGAGGAGCGCCTCATCGTCATTGAAGACACGCCGGAGATCCAGCTTCGGCATGACAATGCGGTGGGGCTGGTCGCGGTAAGGAGCGAACTCGGTGAGACGAACGTCACACCGGACGACCTGCTCACTGCGACGCTGCGCATGCGGCCTGACCGGATCATCATCGGTGAATTGCGCGGTCGCGAGGCGTTCACCTTTTTACGCGCGGTAAACACCGGCCACCCCGGTTCTATGTCAACGATCCATGCCGACACGCCCGCAGGCGCATTTGAGCAGTTGGCCATGCTGGCCCGCATCGGCTCGGCACCAGGCAGTCGCAGCGAGATCATCGATTACGCCCGCACGGTTGTCGACGTGGTTGTGCATCTTGCACACTTGAACGGAAAAAGATCCATTGTTGAGGTTGATCGGCATAAGCCCAAGTAAACCCACGACATGAATATCATGTGAGATTAAATAGCGCTTGCTGGACATCGGAAAACATGTTGTCTTTTATAAAAGGAATCATGGGTCGAGGGTGGTAACATGCTATTCCGAGTGCTGGTTACGATGGCTATCGTTGTCATGCCAGACGTCGCCGCCATGGCTGCCGAAACCGTGTCGTACACGTACGATGCGCAAGGCAGGTTGATCCGGGTGGTCAAGAGCGGTTCCGTCAATAACGGCGCTGCTGTCCAATATACCTATGACGCGGCTGGTAATCGTGTTCGCGTAACCGCTACCGGCTCGCCCAACGGTTAACACGCGGCGCTCGACCATATAATTTTTGCGACTTTGCAGCGCTGGCGTGAGCAAGCGCGAAGCAAAGTGTGCGCGAAATTACGTTACGGCTCCGCTGTCGGGCGGGCGTTTTTGTGTTTCATACGATTTAAATTCGAGGGAAACGCCGATGAGCTCGAAGATTTTCGGGAACGGCTGTCCGCGTGCGCGGCGCATTGTCGTGGAAAGCGAAATTTTTATCTCCAAACCGCGCGTTTCCGTGCTGGCGCTCTTGGGGGCGGCTTCATGGCCTGTCCTCGCGGCTGCGCAGATCGCCGCACCACCTCCTCCCCGTCCGCGGATCGATGCCAACGGCATCGATCTGTTTTCCGGCACGGCTAACGTCGACGCGTCCAAGATGGTGTTGGGGACCGGCAGGGCGCAACTCGACTATCATCAATTGACGCGAGGCTCGGGTTGGACTGACACGCTCACGGCTGCATTGGACACCTTTTACGGGAGCAACACGCTTACGGTGACGATCGGCGGCAAGTCTGAGATATTCGTCGTGAGCAATGGGACATATGCACCGCAGACACCGAGCGGGTCAACGCTCACACTCTATAATGGTATATATACCTATACGATGTCCGATGGCACTTTAGTGCATTTCAGTCAAATCTTTGCGCAGGGCCGTCCGGCATATGCCAATGGTGGCAGAGTAACAGATATTACTCGTCCGTCAGGAGAGAAACTGGTTTTCAGTTATCAAAGCCTATACTACTGCGTTTATAATAAATATTATGATGGAAGCCATCCATGCACGGTTCATGGTCGTGCGTATCGGGTTTCCGAAGTCCACAACAGTTTCGGATTCTCCATAAATTATGGATATGATTCCGACTCGGAGGATTTCGAGCCCGACATGCCGGCCAGCAGCCAGATGATCGATGCCTGGGAAACCCCGTCCAGCGCGACCGCTACAAATCTCGAGCAGCCCGGCGCGTCCGTGGCGCAGGGCTTCAGATATTCCGACGCGAACGGCTTTACCTATCTCGCGCTGACAGACCAGGCGAATAACACCACGACCTATCGGATGAGCGGATGGCAGCTCATGGGCATCACGCCTCCGGGCGCTTCGGGAGAGACCGTCACGTTCGGATATGCGAACAATCGCGTCGCAAGCGTGACGAAGGGGGGAGGCACCTGGACCTACACCAGCAACGATCCTGGCGATGGCACGCGGGTCGTCCGGGCGACCGATCCCGCCAACGCAACGACCACCTATACTTTCAGCCTGGCGTCGCAGCAGATGACGGCGATGACCGATCCATTGGGGCACGTATCGTCTTGGGGTTACGATCCGAACACGACCCTTCTGACAAGCGCGACGGCGCCGGAGGGGAATTCGGTCACCTATGGCTATGACGGTCGCGGCAACGCGACGTCGACGACGTTGCGATCGAAGGACGGCAGTTCGACGATCGCGTCGACCGCCGGTTACGAGGATGGTTGTTCCAATGCGATGACCTGCAATCAGCCGCAGTGGACGCGCGACGCGAGGGGCAATCAGACGGATTTTCAATACGATGGTACCCATGGCGGGGTTACCGTCGTGACTGCTCCGGCGGGCGCCAATGGCGTGCGGCCCCAGACACGCTACGGCTACACGAGCTACACCGATTATCTCGGCGGCACGATATGGCAGCAGACGTCGACGTCGACTTGTCGCACGCAAAGCGCGTGCTCAGGGTCCGGTGACGAGGTTGTGTCGACCACCAATTACGGCTCGCTCGCGGGCAACAATCTCATGCCGGTGGGAGCGACGCAGCGGGCGGGCGACGGAAGCGTCAGCGCGAGCGTGTCCGTCAGCTATGACTGGCAAGGCAATGTGCTTGCCTCGACCGATCCGCTGGGCGGTCAAACCAACTACACCTATGATGCGCTGCGCCACGTCACGAGCGTCGTGTCGCCCGATCCAGACGGTGCAGGGCCGCGGCTGCGGCGGGCGCGTGTCACCCACTATCTGCCAAGTAGCCTCGTCGATTCCGTCAGCATCGGCACGACGGACGCGAACGGCGGGTCGTTTTCATCGCAGCAACAATTGGTCACGACGTTCGACGGCAATTTGCGCAAGGTGCAGGATGCGTTCACCTCGGGCGGCACGACCTATGCGGTGACGCAATATGGCTATGACGCCGTCGGGCGTATACAGTGCACGGCGGTGCGGCTCGATCCCAGTCAATGGGGCGGCCAAAGCGATGCCTGCACGCCGCAGACGTCGGGCAGCAATGGTCCGGATCGTGTAACGCGTCAGGTGTATGATGCCGCAGGGCGGGTGAGCGGCGTCTATACTGCCTATGGTACGGGCGCGCAGGCGTTTGAGCAGACGAGCTATACCGCCGACGGTAAGGTGGCGAGCGTGACGGATGCCAACGGCAACGTGACCACAGCAGGCTATGACGGGTTAGACCGTCAGGTGACCACGAGCTATTCGGGCGGCAGCTACGAGCAGCGCAGCTTCAATGCCAACGGCAACGTGACGCAGCGGCGTCTGCGCGACGGGCAGGTCATCAACTATGGCTATGACGCGCTGAACCGCGTGGTGTCGAAGGACCGGCCGAACACGACCTATTGGGAGACGGACCAGTCGTTCGGCTACGACAATCTGGGCAATCTGGCGAGCGCGTCGGACAGCAACGGCCGGGTGTTGACGTTCGTTTACGACGCGCTCGGCCGGCGGACGGGTCAGGGGGACAATTGGTATGGGCCTGGCAACGCGACGTTTCAGTATGATGCGGCGGGTCGGCGGACGCGGCTGACGTGGAACGACGGCAATGCGGTGGGGTACGATTATCTCGTGACCGGCGAGATGAATACGATCCGCGACGGTGCGGGTACTGTGCTGGTGACGTTCGGTTATGACGACCTGGGGCGGCGCACGAGCCTATCCCGGGCGAACGGCACGGTGACGAGCTATGCGTATGACGCGGCCTCGCGGCTTTCGCAGCTGACGCAGGATCTGGCGGGGAGCGGGAGTGACCTGACGGTGAGCCTGGGCTACAACCCGGCCGGTCAGATCACGAGCCGGAGCGTGTCGAACGATGGCTATGCGTGGACCGCCGCGGTGAACGCGGATCGCGGCTACAGCGTCAACGGGCTGAACCAATATACGCAGGCCGGGCCGGTGACGCTGGGCTATGACGGGCGCGGCAATCTGACGAGTTCGGGCGGCAGCGGCTACGGCTACACGGTCGACAACCAGCTGGCGACGAGCCCGGGGGCGAACCTCGCCTACGATCCGGTCGGGCGGTTGTTCAACATCAACGCGGAGAATGGCGTCAACACGAGCCTGGTCTACGACGGCGCGGACGTGCTGGCGGAAGGGGACCAGAACAGCGGTGCGCTGCTGCGGCGCTACGTCTACGGCCCGGGCAGCGACGAGCCGCTGATCTGGTACGAAGGATCGGGGATGGGGGACCGGCGCTGGCTGCACGACGACGAGCGGGGCAGCATCGTGGCGGTGACGAACGATGCGGGGCAGGCGATGGCGATCAACCGCTACGACGAGTTCGGCATCCCGCAGTCGGGCAACCTCGGCCGGTTCCAGTATACGGGGCAGAAGTGGCTGCCGAGCCTGGGGCTGTACGACTATAAGGCACGCACCTACTCGCCGACGCTGGGCCGCTTCCTGCAGACCGATCCGATCGGATACGGCGATGGCATGAACTGGTACAATTACGTCGGTGGCGATCCGATTAATGCGATCGATCCGAGCGGGCTGATTCATCAGGAATGCACATATCCCGTCGTATTTTACATCAACAGCGACGGAGATTACCAGAATTACAACCTGCCGCAGGTCTGCTCCTGGGTGCTCGACCCGAGTGACTGGTATAGATACCAGCAACCAACTTGGGGACCCG
This portion of the Sphingomonas sp. FARSPH genome encodes:
- a CDS encoding RHS repeat domain-containing protein, with the protein product MAIVVMPDVAAMAAETVSYTYDAQGRLIRVVKSGSVNNGAAVQYTYDAAGNRVRVTATGSPNG
- the virB11 gene encoding P-type DNA transfer ATPase VirB11, coding for MTDALASYLGVYLSPLADYLDKDDVTDIYINRPGELWIERLGHRPARHEAPALTESLLWRLAKQVASLTHQGISREHPLLSARLPDGSRIQIIAPPATRGPIVIAIRKHLVADMTLDDYVDQGAFAHTRRGGERDGDDELADPYERGDWATFLRLAVRQCKTILVSGGTSTGKTTFLNALLREVGAEERLIVIEDTPEIQLRHDNAVGLVAVRSELGETNVTPDDLLTATLRMRPDRIIIGELRGREAFTFLRAVNTGHPGSMSTIHADTPAGAFEQLAMLARIGSAPGSRSEIIDYARTVVDVVVHLAHLNGKRSIVEVDRHKPK
- a CDS encoding TrbI/VirB10 family protein, with amino-acid sequence MTAGPLHDHDPRPVVRLPRAGVPGIAIAGGAVLAAGLLFAVLDGRRRDDTTAAKADAAQQANAFAPPPALAMPPEVQAAPQPPVVMMVPPTPVPPSAPPRPYVAPSLPAPVIVAAPPQPLLVPQPQPLTVRERATRESEEPQALIIDGGIERQVAATGQPASRPSQDGNQQRNPLAQGPGIGGDTAPAQAASLRNRTMVMPTGTMIPAVMETPIDTARPGLVRAIVSSDTRGFDGRRILVPRGARLVGEYQAFVQSGQNRVLVNWTRLIRPDGVTIALSSPAADALGGAGVPGKVHSYFLKRFGAALLQSAMTVGVNLASRPGNGSVIVGLPSAQIGNTIGQGLLPNDIRPKITVKQGAEINVFVARDLDFSLATAAP
- a CDS encoding RHS repeat domain-containing protein — protein: MSSKIFGNGCPRARRIVVESEIFISKPRVSVLALLGAASWPVLAAAQIAAPPPPRPRIDANGIDLFSGTANVDASKMVLGTGRAQLDYHQLTRGSGWTDTLTAALDTFYGSNTLTVTIGGKSEIFVVSNGTYAPQTPSGSTLTLYNGIYTYTMSDGTLVHFSQIFAQGRPAYANGGRVTDITRPSGEKLVFSYQSLYYCVYNKYYDGSHPCTVHGRAYRVSEVHNSFGFSINYGYDSDSEDFEPDMPASSQMIDAWETPSSATATNLEQPGASVAQGFRYSDANGFTYLALTDQANNTTTYRMSGWQLMGITPPGASGETVTFGYANNRVASVTKGGGTWTYTSNDPGDGTRVVRATDPANATTTYTFSLASQQMTAMTDPLGHVSSWGYDPNTTLLTSATAPEGNSVTYGYDGRGNATSTTLRSKDGSSTIASTAGYEDGCSNAMTCNQPQWTRDARGNQTDFQYDGTHGGVTVVTAPAGANGVRPQTRYGYTSYTDYLGGTIWQQTSTSTCRTQSACSGSGDEVVSTTNYGSLAGNNLMPVGATQRAGDGSVSASVSVSYDWQGNVLASTDPLGGQTNYTYDALRHVTSVVSPDPDGAGPRLRRARVTHYLPSSLVDSVSIGTTDANGGSFSSQQQLVTTFDGNLRKVQDAFTSGGTTYAVTQYGYDAVGRIQCTAVRLDPSQWGGQSDACTPQTSGSNGPDRVTRQVYDAAGRVSGVYTAYGTGAQAFEQTSYTADGKVASVTDANGNVTTAGYDGLDRQVTTSYSGGSYEQRSFNANGNVTQRRLRDGQVINYGYDALNRVVSKDRPNTTYWETDQSFGYDNLGNLASASDSNGRVLTFVYDALGRRTGQGDNWYGPGNATFQYDAAGRRTRLTWNDGNAVGYDYLVTGEMNTIRDGAGTVLVTFGYDDLGRRTSLSRANGTVTSYAYDAASRLSQLTQDLAGSGSDLTVSLGYNPAGQITSRSVSNDGYAWTAAVNADRGYSVNGLNQYTQAGPVTLGYDGRGNLTSSGGSGYGYTVDNQLATSPGANLAYDPVGRLFNINAENGVNTSLVYDGADVLAEGDQNSGALLRRYVYGPGSDEPLIWYEGSGMGDRRWLHDDERGSIVAVTNDAGQAMAINRYDEFGIPQSGNLGRFQYTGQKWLPSLGLYDYKARTYSPTLGRFLQTDPIGYGDGMNWYNYVGGDPINAIDPSGLIHQECTYPVVFYINSDGDYQNYNLPQVCSWVLDPSDWYRYQQPTWGPGYAPSFPGGGGGGGSGRPQAPSAPAPSMPQKRESDCPAGVRHTFSDSFGLTIFLFGRGISLSAEVGVAIPETSWLRGAQTYLSLNAVGLGGRGLFGGGGESLGVGVNNGPITGGYSNSRVVQGGAAWGPGGEGQYTYRGGSGGSVAGGPRAGAGVYLAAGDKHSYTVATPQIGCR